The following nucleotide sequence is from Acinetobacter equi.
TAAATCTACTTTGCTTCGTATTATGGCGGGCGTAGATAAAGATTTCTCAGGTGAAGCACGTGCTCAACCCGGTATTAAAATCGGTTATTTAGAGCAAGAACCACCTTTGGATGAGACTAAAGATGTTCGTGGTAACGTTGAAGATGGCTTACGTGAGCCACTTGATGCTTTAGCTCGTCTTGATGAAGTGTTTGCTGAATATGCTGCTGAAGATGCAGATTTTGATGCACTTGCAAAAGAGCAAGAAAAATTAGAAGCAATTATTCATTCATGGGATGCTCACAATATTGTGAACCAAATGGATCAAGCTGCTGCTGCGTTAAACCTTCCTGCTTGGGATGCTGATGTATCTAAGCTTTCAGGTGGTGAGCGTCGTCGTGTAGCACTTTGCCGTTTGTTATTGTCTAAACCAGACATGTTACTTCTTGACGAACCAACGAACCATTTAGATGCTTCTTCAGTATCTTGGTTGGAACGTTTCTTGAAAGATTTCCCAGGTACAATTGTTGCAATTACGCATGACCGTTATTTCTTAGATAACGTAGCAGAGTGGATTCTCGAGCTTGACCGTGGTATGGGTATTCCTTATCAAGGTAACTACTCTTCTTGGTTAGAGCAAAAAAATGCGCGTCTAGAACAAGAGAACAAGCAAGAAGAATCTTTTGCTAAAGCATTGAAAAAAGAACTTGAATGGGTTCGTTCAAATGCCAAAGGTCAGCAAAAGAAAAATAAAGCACGTATGGAACGCTTCGAAGAGCTTAACTCTCGTGAATTCCAACAACGTAACGAAACTTCAGAAATCTACATTCCACCTGGTCCACGTCTAGGTAATAAGGTTGTGGAAGTGGAAGGCATCAGCAAATCATTTGGTGATCGTACGCTTTATAAAGATTTATCATTCGTTGTTCCACCATGTGCGATTGTAGGTATCGTAGGTGAGAACGGTGCAGGTAAAACAACACTATTCCGTATGATGACTGGCGAGCAACAACCAGATACAGGTACTGTGGTACTTGGCGAATCTGTGAAAGTGGCTTATGTTGGTCAGATTCGTGACACATTAGATAACAATAAAACGGTTTGGGAAGAAGTTTCTGGCGGTTTAGATATCTTGAAGATTGGTGAATACGAAATTGCATCACGTGCATATATCGGTCGCTTTAACTTTAAAGGTCAAGATCAGCAAAAACGTGTAGGTCAATTGTCAGGTGGTGAGCGTAACCGTTTACAACTTGCAAAAATCCTGCAAATGGGTGCAAACGTAATCTTACTCGATGAACCATCAAACGACTTGGATATCGAAACTTTACGTGCGCTTGAGGATGCAATTCTTGTATTCCCAGGTACTGTAATGGTGATCTCGCATGACCGTTGGTTCCTAGACCGTATTGCAACGCATATCTTGTCATTTGAAGGTGAAACACCAGAATTCTTCACTGGTAACTATGCTGAGTTTGAAGCATACCGTCAAAAACGTGATGGTGATGACTTGGTTACGAAGCGTCAAAAATATCGTAAAATTGGTGGTTAATCCCATTTAATTGTAAAACCAGCCTAAGGGCTGGTTTTTTATTGTCTATGTTTAGGGTGTTTACAAAAAAAATATTTTTCTATGTGTGAAATTAAGTAAATGTAATTTTATTACGCTATGTGTGATTGTTAATATTGTGATCAAATTTTGTGAATGTGGCACATGAAGTATTCAAAATTTTTGATTACCATTCTCTTTAGCTTATTTGTATTCCAAAGTACTTGGAGTACAGCTTTAGTTTATTGTGTGCATAAATCAACAACTCACGGTGGGATTCAGAGTCATTTTGAATATGAGTACTCTGGAAAAAATTTACAAAATCCAATCAGTTTATCTTCTCAATTTATTAAAAATTTAAATCAATTTGATGATCAGCATGGTGATCATTTGTTGTGGTCATTTTATATTGCTATTCAGCCGATATTTATTGTTTTTGATCAGGATACAGCGTGTATGGGGTGTATTTCTGAATACATAGATGATAAAAACTTTTATCAATCTCCTTATTTAAATGTATTAAAACCTCCTCCTTTATGATGAATCAGGAATGGATAGAGTGTTTTTGATAACTTAAATTTTGAATTAATCTAATTATAAGATGCGTGAAAATGAGTATGAATAAGAGCGCATTTTATGAAATAAGGAGTCTGTTATGAGTGGGCATCATGGTCATGATCATAGTCATGCTGTTGTGACTGAAGAGAATGCAAAAAAATTAACATTTGCACTTATTTTAACGTCAATTTTTTTAGTTGTGGAGGTGATTGCTGGTTTTATGACAGAAAGCTTGGCATTAATCTCTGATGCAGCTCATATGTTTACCGATGCTGCTGCTTTGGCTATTGCATTGGTTGCAATTAAAATTGGCAAAATGCCTGCTGATAATAAACGTACATTTGGTTATCAGCGATTTGAGATTCTTGCTGCATTATTTAATGCATTAATGCTCTTTGTTGTTGCAATTTATATTTTATATGAGGCTTATCAACGCTTTTCACATCCTCCAGAAATTCAAAGTATGGGCATGATGATCGTGGCTGTGCTAGGGCTTATTATTAATTTAATTTCTATGCGTATTTTATTTTCAAGTTCACAGGATAGTTTGAATATAAAAGGGGCGTATTTAGAAGTTTTAAGTGATGCAATTGGTTCTGTTGGGGTAATTATTGGCGCGGCTGTTATTTATTTTACAGGATGGATGTGGGTTGATACTTTAGTTGCGATTCTCATTGGAGTATGGGTATTACCACGCACATGGATGTTATTAAAACAGAGTATTAATATTTTATTGGAAGGTGTTCCAGAGGAAATAGATATTGAAGCTTTGAGAGCGGATTTACTGAATTTAAAAGATGTGGAGAGCATTCATCAACTTAAAGTTTGGGCAATCACATCGAAGAATATTCATTTAACGGTACACCTATATGCACCGCATGCAAATCATAAAGCGTTGTATTTGGAAGCAATGGAATTACTTCGTCATACTTATGCTGTTACTGAAATGACGTTACAGGTTGAAGCTGAGGATTGTACTCAGCTTCATGAACATCATCATATACATCATGATGATTCACACGAACATTCGCATCATCATTAATGTTGATGTAAATAGAGTGGGGGTATTACACTTCCCACTCATTATTACATTCACGACATTTCCATTTTTTTTGTGATTGCATAAATGATTGCATAGAGATTTTAAAATCTGGTAAATCACGATAGAACATGAAGCCTGCAATAACACATACAATAAAGACAACTACTGTTGCAATTTGTAGGGTTTGACCAGCGCCGTTGCTAAATAACCAAAGAGCAATACTAATAGAAACAAGTAAAAGTAAAAGTAAAACTGCAGGAATAAGGAAAACTAAACTTTTTGGTACAACTGGACGTGCTGCAGTTTCCCCAGGTTGTGCAACAGGCATAATTTTTGGACTTTGACATTTAGGGCAACGATATTGCATTACGACTCCAGAATTTTCATTTATGCGTTATTTTAATCGGAAATATATAAGAAAGCCAAAATCCTAGCATAAATATCTTGATTGTGAAATTTCAGGCAATAAAAAAGCCCAAGTCATAATGCTTGAGCTTTTTTATAAGATGTCGCCATCTTAAATATGGCGTCCCTACGGGGATTCGAACCCCGGTTACCGCCGTGAAAGGGCGATGTCCTAGGCCTCTAGACGATAGGGACAATTGAGGCATCAGATTCAGTGTTTAACACTGTGTCTCTGTATGGGCGCTATATTAGGGATATAACATCCATACGTCAACTAAAAAATCACTTAAGCTTCATTGATTGCATCATTTTTCGGCAATTTTAGGCTTTCATTGAGTTTTTCCCATGCTTTTGTTTCTTTTTTACTCGGTGTACCTACAATTTCTAGTGCGTGACGTAAGCGAGCAAAAGTAAGATCAGGGCCAATAGTTACCATTGATTGCATTACAGGTGTTGAGCTTGTTGAGCCTGCAATTGCAATAAAGAAGGTCGGCATGAAATCACGGAGTTTAATTTCCATTTGATTTGCAAGATCCATAAGTACTTGGCTGACAGTGTCATTATTCCAAGTAAACATGCTTTCTAAACGCCAAATTGCAAATTGAAGACTTTGACGAACTTGTTCTTCAGACAATTTTTTACTTTCAAATTGTTCTTTTGTGATGTTCGGGAATTGGTTGAAATAGAATCCTGCCCAGTTCACAGCTTCAGATAAAAGATTAATACGAGGTTGAATTGCAGCGGCAATATCTTCAAGAGTTTGGCGATCTGCTTTCCAAGCTAATAATGTATCAAGTAATTGACCAGGTGTTAAACCTTTAATCCATTGACCATTTAACCAATTAAGCTTCTCAACATCAAAGATTGGGCCGCCTAAAGATACGCGTTTAATGTCAAAGTTTTCGATCATTTCAGCCAAAGTGAATTTTTCACGTTCATCTGGCATTGACCAACCCATGCGTCCTAAATAGTTAAGAAGCGCTTCTGGCAATACACCAATATTTTTATAATAGTTGATTGATGTTGGGTTTTTACGTTTAGATAATTTTGATTTATCAGGATTACGCAATAATGGCATGTGGCAAAGCACTGGCATATCCCAACCAAAATATTGATATAACAACTGATGTTTTGGTGCAGATGGAATCCATTCTTCACCACGGATGACATGAGTGATTTCCATTAAATGGTCATCTACAACGTTTGCAAGATGATAAGTTGGTAATCCATCTGTTTTTAGAAGGATTTGCATATCAACTTGAGCCCAAGGAATCTCTACTTCGCCACGGAGCATGTCATTAAATTTACAAATACCTTCAGTTGGAACTTTCATACGAATAACATGTGGTTCACCCGCTGCTAAACGACGTTCAACTTCTTCTTGAGTTAAATTTAGACCACGACCGTCATAACGAGGAGTTTCGCCACGAGCTTGTTGTTCTGCACGCATTTGATCAAGTTCTTCAGCTGTTGCAAAACAATAAAAAGCATGACCTTTTTCAACAAGTTCTAAAGCATATTGTTTATAGATACCCATACGTTCAGATTGACGATATGGTGCATGAGGACCACCAATATCTGGACCTTCAGACCAGTTTAATCCTAGCCAACGCAATGAATCTAAAATCATTTTTTCTGATTCGGGTGTTGATCGAAGTTGGTCTGTATCTTCAATACGAAGGATAAATTCGCCACCATGTTGTTTAGCGAAACATAAATTGAAAAGTGCAATATAAGCAGTACCTACATGAGGAAAACCTGTAGGTGAAGGTGCAATACGAGTACGAACTGTCATAACCAGATATTATTCAGAATGTAAATTAAATCTATTATAACGAAAAAGCCTAATTACATTCTGTTTAATTCATTGGAATGTGTTGGGAGTGTATTTTTATTTTTATGAAGAGAGTAACTTGTATTTAAAGTTGAGCACGACTTTGGGGGAGTATTGCCTGTATTAATTTACTAAAATGTTGATTTTGATTTGAAAAAAAAGCTTGAGTTGGTGCTAAAGTATGATGTTTAACAATATTTGATTGATTGTTACATGATTCTGTATTTTTCAGTTTTTTATCTGTTAATGCCTTTTCAATTAATGAACTTTTATTTAGTGGTGTAATTTTTTTTGATTGTACTGAATTTACACTTGCTGCATGGCTGAATTGTAATGTAATGCCCATACATAAGCAGAATATATACGGTGTTTTAAACTTCATTTTTGAACCCCCTTGCTTATTTGAAGATATTTATGTCTTGATCAAAATCTAGTTACAGTTTTTTATATTATGGTTAATATATAAACACAAATTGTAATCAAAAATAAGATGTATGTCACAAAGCTTACAAAAAAATTACAATCAAACACAAAAAGTGATCAATTTATCCTTAATATTTGTGAAATTAAATTATTTTTTTTTATCAAATGAGACTTCTTTCATATTTGATTTCGATGAAATTCATTAGAAATTGTTAATAATTGTGAGTTGTTTATTGTATTTTTGCATCATAAGTAAGCAAAAAAAATGACATGAAAGCCTTTAACTAAAATAAAATATGTTCAAATTGCAATTTTATTTTAAAGATAGTGAAAAAATCATTATTTAGTAAAATCGAAAAATAATAATGAAAAATACCTTATCTTTTTTATTGATATTCATTTCTTAAAAATGTATATATTGTGAATAAGTAAAATTTATTTGAATTATGATGAAAAACAGAGTCTTATTTTCTAATTGTTCACTTTGCTACTAAATGTATTTGATTGCACTTTAATTCGACTTTTCATATATTTGATCTTATTCAAATAATTCTGATTCAAATGTCATGAAAACTTCTTTTAAAGCGCTAATAAGTGCCACTGTATTGATTGCAAGTTTTGGTTTAACAACAACTTTACAAGCAGCTGATCGTCAATTTTTAAATGTTTCATATGATGCGACACGTGAATTTTATGATGAATTCAATAAATCATTTGGTTCATGGTGGACATCTAAAACAGGTCAAAAAGTTGATTTTAAACAATCACATGGTGGATCAGGAAAACAAGCACGTGCTGTTGTTGATGGTTTAAAAGCAGATGTTGTTACACTTGCTTTAGCTAATGATATTGATGAAATTGTTAAATCAGGGCAAATACAGCCAGGTTGGCAAAAAGAGTTTCCTTATAATTCAGCGCCTTATACTTCAACTATTGTGTTTATGGTACGGAAGGGAAATCCTAAAAATATTAAAGATTGGCCAGATCTTGTTAAGCCTGGTGTAGAGATTATTACGCCAAATCCAAAAACAGGTGGTTTACCTCGTTGGGTATATCTATCTGCTTGGGGGTATGAGTTAACGCAACCAGGTGGAAATGAAGCTAAGGCAAAAGCTTTTGTTGGAAAGTTATATCATAATGTAAAAGTGATGGATTCAGCAGCACGTGCTTCTATGACAACATTTGCTGAGCGTGGTATTGGCGATGTGCTTTTAACTTGGGAAAATGAAGCTTTAGTGACTCAAAAAGCATTAGGTAAGGATAAGTTTGAAATTATTTATCCATCAGTTTCTATTTTAACTGAACCTTCAGTTGCAATTGTTGATAAGACCGTTGAAAAGGATGGTAATAAATGGTTAGCAACGGCATATATTAATTATATGTATTCTCCACTTGGGCAAAATATGGTAGCAAAGCACTACTATCGTCCACGTAATCAAGAAGTTTTGGCAAAATATAGAAATCAATTTCCACCATTAAAAACATTTACGATTGATGAAGTGTTTGGTGGATGGTCGAATGCTCAAAAAACACATTTTGCAAATGGCGCTATTTTTGATCAGCTTTATAATTCAAAACGCTAATTTGTCTAAATATTGAAAAAAAGCCCCATTTATGGGGCTTTTTTTGTATAAGAATAAATACAAAAAACGGTTTTCTCTATAGAAAGTAATATTTACGAACAAAAAGTCGTTTGGAGCTTTTCAAAAACAAGGTAATAATACACAGTTAAATTATAGCTTTTAGATTGATTCCGCTTATGTCGCATATTTCTGTATTACTTTATGAAACTGTTGATGCTCTGTTGGCAGATCGCAATACAGGAATTTATATCGATGGAACCTTTGGGCGAGGCGGGCACACTCGTTTATTGCTTTCAAAGTTAGATGAAAATTCATCTGTTTATGCGTTTGATAAAGATCCACAAGCACTTGCAGTTGCAGCAGAACTTGAAAAAGAAGACCCAAGATTTAAAATTATTCATGCAAGTTTTGCAGATATAAAAGCAGAGCTTGCTACACTGGATATTCATGAAGTTGATGGTGTGATGGCTGACTTGGGTGTTTCATCTCCTCAACTAGACCAGGCTGAGCGTGGTTTTAGTTTTATGAAAGATGGACCGCTCGATATGCGTATGGATAATTCACAAGGTCCAACGGCAGCAGAATGGTTAGTGAATATTGAAGAAGAAGCATTAGCAAATTATATTTTTAAATATGGTGAAGAGCGTTATAGTCGCCGTATTGCAAAAGCAATTAAAAATGCGGGTTATATAGAAACTACAGGTCAGTTAGCTGAAATTGTGAAAGTTGCGCATCCTAAATGGGAAAAAAATAAACATGCCGCAACACGTACTTTCCAAGCTATTCGTATTGCGATTAATAAAGAATTAGAAGACATTGAAAACTTTTTACCGCAAGCGGTAGATATTTTAAAGCCAGATGCTCGTTTGGCTGTTATTAGTTTCCATTCTTTAGAAGATCGCTTAATTAAACAATTTATTCAAAAAGAATCTACGCTTGCTGAAGATACAGGGTGGGGAATGCCACAAAAGCAAGAAGATACACGACGTCTTAAAAAAATTTCACGTATTCGTGCAAGCGAAGAAGAAGTTAAGGCGAATCCAAGATCGCGTAGTGCATGGCTAAGAGTAGCTGAGAAACTTGAAAAATAGTGGAAAAATAATGACAACAGTCTCTATTGAAAATGTGAAAACAAAAATAAAAAACCCTAAAGTTTTTTATTACGTGTTGTTACTTATTTTAGTTCTAGGCAGTGCTGTTATGGTGGTGTTTCAAGTTTTTGAATATCGCCATGATTATCGTGAGCTGAGTAAATACTATCGTGAGCGTGATGATTTGAATGCTGAATGGGGGCGCTTGTTGATTGAGCAACAAACATTTGGTGCAACAGCACAAATTGGGACACGAGCTGTGACACAATTGAGAATGTATTCACCACCTGCAAAACAAACCGTTGTAATTTCTTTGCCGATGAAAACAGAAGATAAAAAGTAGGATTCGTGATTCATGTCAGATTCTCGTAAAAAACCAACACGAAAAAAACAGTCAGTCACAGATCGAAATGCTGTCCATGTTGATATGTGGCGGTATTACCTTATGTGGGGTTTTGTTATTCTATGTTTTCTAGCATTGGTAGGACGTGCTTTTTACGTTCAAATTGTAAATCATGATTTTTTGCAAAATAAATTGAATGCGAATATTCAACGAACTGAAACAGTAAAAGCAATGCGTGGCGTGATTTACGATCGTCATGGTGTTCCTTTAGCAATTAGTACACCAATCATGAAGGTCGTTATTGATCCGAGAGATTATTTTGAAACTAAAAAGCTATATGACGAAATTACAGCAGAATTAAAGAAAGATCCTGATAATCGTAAATTAAAACGTCAATTACCTGATAAAAATTTAAATTTAGATGAGTTAGCAGATGCGGTTGGGATGGATCGTGCTGAATTACGTAAAAAGATGAATGAGCGCCCTCGTTCACGTTATTTAGTTTTGAAAAAGGAAGTTCCACCGCAACAAGCAGAATTAATTGCAAAACGTAATTTCCAAGGTGTATATACAGAAAAAAATTACAAACGCTATTACCCTCAGCCTCAACCAAGTGCTCAAATTATTGGTTTAACGAATAGTGAAGGTTCAGGTATTGAAGGATTAGAAATGCAATTGAATACTCGCTTAGCGGGTACAGATGGGCAACAACAGATTATTCGTGATAAACGTGGAAATCGAGTTAAAGATCCAGAAGTTGTAAAAGAAGTTGAAGCTGGTGAAAACATCATGCTGAGTATTGATTCACGATTACAATATATTATGTACCGTGAATTAACAGCAGCAGGTGTTGCAAACAATGCGCGTTCTGCAACTGCTATTGCTGTTGATGTCAAAACAGGTGAAATTTTAGCGATGACATCTTGGCCTTCTTATAATCCAAATGATAAGAATGGTTTATCGAATAAAGATGCGATGCGTAACCGTGGCGCGGTTGACTCATTTGAGCCTGGTTCAACCATGAAACCTTTGACTGTTGCTATGGCACTGGAAAGTGGCAAATATATGCCAAATACTGTGGTAAGTACGGCACCAGGTTCTATGCGCGTTGGTAACCATACAATTAGAGATACGCATAACTACGGTTCTTTAACACTTGGTGGAATTATCCAAAAATCTTCAAACGTTGGTGTTGCAAAAATTGCTTTATCTTTACCGTATGAAGCATTACCAACATTTTATAAGCGTATTGGTTTTGGTGAGCGCTCAGCAGTTAAGTTTCCAGGGGAAAGTGCGGGTCTAATTTTGCCAAAGAGCAAATGGAATGTATCTGAAGTTGCAACAATGGCTTATGGTTATGGTTTAAATGCCACCGTACTTCAATTGGCAGATGCTTATGCCATGATTGCCAATAAAGGTAAAAAAATGCCTTTAAGTTTGTATAAATTAGATGAAGAACCACAAGGTGAGCAAATTATAGATCCGAAAATTGCAGATGAAGTCTTACTTATGATGGAAGCTGTAACTTTACCGGGTGGAACAGCAAAACAAGCGAATATTCCTGGCTATCGTGTTGCTGGTAAAACAGGAACAGCACATAAATTACGTCCAGATCGTAAAGGTTATTCACAAACAGATTATCGTGCACTTTTTGCAGGTGTTGCACCCGTAAGTGATCCACGATTAGCCATTGTTGTGGTCGTTGAAAATCCAAAAGGTCAATATTATGGAGGGCTTGTTGCTGCTCCTGTATTTGCACGTGTAATGCAAGAATCTTTACGTTTATTGAATGTACCCTTAGATAAACCTTTAGATACTCCCAAAGTCCAGTAAATAGGTGGATAAATGTCAATATCTTTTCAAGATCTATACACCATTGAAAATCCTGAAAGTTGGCTTCAGCAGCCTTTTCAAGGGTTTAATCTGGATAGTCGCAAAGTAACAGCAGGGCAAATTTTTATTGCGCTTACATCTTTGTCACAACCTGAAAAAACAGTTCAATTTGCTCAAGCTGCCTTAAATTTAGGTGCTTTAGGCGTAATTTCTGAAATAGATTTGGCTTTAGAAAATAATCTAGTCATTCCAAATGTACGTCAGTTAATGGGCGAGTGGCAAAAGCAGTATTTACAAGCGACTCAACCTGTTAGACCTGCAAAAATTATTGCGGTAACAGGAACCAATGGGAAAACCACAATTTCACGTTTAATTGCTGAATTATTAATGCTACAAGGCAAAAAATGTGCAGTGATGGGAACCACTGGAAATGGTATTTTACCTCATTTGGAAGCTTCATCTCATACAACATTAGATGCATTACATTTACAAAATGCGTTACATGAATATGCTCAAGCAGGTGCTGAATTCGCTTCAATTGAAGCAAGTTCGCATGGTTTGGAGCAAGGTCGTTTAAATGGCTGTGATATTGAAATTGCTGCGTATAGTAATTTAAGTCGCGATCATTTGGATTATCACGGAACATTAGAGGCGTATGCGGAAGCAAAATCTCGGTTATTCCAATTTAAATCACTTAAAGTTGCGATTATTAATATTGATGATGAACATGCATCTGTAATGTTGGATGCAGCAAGGAATAATCAATCAAAACCTAAAATTTTAACGTATTCAACGACACAAAAAGCAGATTATCAAGTACAAGAAATTGAATATAGTCTAAGTGGGGCACACTTTAAACTCATTACTGCTCAAGGTCAGTTTGTTGTAAATAGCCCATTATTGGGTCATTTTAATATTGAAAACTTAGTCGCAAGTTTAATTGCGGTAGAGCAAGCAGGCTTTAATTTACAAGACCTTATTCACGTGACGCCTAAGTTGAAAGGTGCACCGGGACGAATGCAAGTTATACGTGATGATGAACGTTTATTTGTGGTCGATTATGCTCATACGCCAGATGCATTAATTCAAGTTCTACAAACTTTAAAGCGTCATGTATCACAAAATTTATGGGCAGTCTTTGGGTGTGGAGGAGATCGTGATCGAGGGAAACGTCCTTTGATGACTCAAGCTGCACTTGATTATGCCAATGTTGCATTAATTACTTCAGATAATCCACGAACTGAAGATCCTGCACAAATTTTCGCAGATATGAAAGCGGGCATTCAGTTTGAAAATCATATTGTCCATGAAATTCATGATCGTCGTGAAGCGATTAAGTTTGCTGTTCAGCAAGCTCAAGCAGGCGATATTGTGGTGATTGCAGGAAAAGGACATGAAAACTATCAAGAAATTGATGGTGTTCGACATTGGTTTGATGATGTGGTTGAAGTGACTTCAGCTGTTCAGAATCAACATGCACAAACTAATTCATATCCAGCTCAATAGGAGAGATTCATGCATACCTCAACGACAAGTACGGTACCTTTAGAGCCTTGGACAATTGAACAATTACAAGAAGCAACTCAGGGACAGTGGCACAATGGTCGCATTCCTACAGGTCTTGTGAAACGTATTTTAACTGACTCTCGTCATGCAGAAAAAGGTGATGTATTTCTTGCTTTAAAAGGTGAGAAATTTGATGCACACAATTTCGTTGCTCAAGTGGCTGAAAAGGGCTGTGAAATTGCGATTGTAAGTCATCCTATTGATGCAGATATTTGTCAGCTTGTAGTTGCAGATACACGTTTAGCAT
It contains:
- the ettA gene encoding energy-dependent translational throttle protein EttA, producing the protein MAQYIYTMNRVSKMVPPKREILKDISLSFFPGAKIGVLGLNGAGKSTLLRIMAGVDKDFSGEARAQPGIKIGYLEQEPPLDETKDVRGNVEDGLREPLDALARLDEVFAEYAAEDADFDALAKEQEKLEAIIHSWDAHNIVNQMDQAAAALNLPAWDADVSKLSGGERRRVALCRLLLSKPDMLLLDEPTNHLDASSVSWLERFLKDFPGTIVAITHDRYFLDNVAEWILELDRGMGIPYQGNYSSWLEQKNARLEQENKQEESFAKALKKELEWVRSNAKGQQKKNKARMERFEELNSREFQQRNETSEIYIPPGPRLGNKVVEVEGISKSFGDRTLYKDLSFVVPPCAIVGIVGENGAGKTTLFRMMTGEQQPDTGTVVLGESVKVAYVGQIRDTLDNNKTVWEEVSGGLDILKIGEYEIASRAYIGRFNFKGQDQQKRVGQLSGGERNRLQLAKILQMGANVILLDEPSNDLDIETLRALEDAILVFPGTVMVISHDRWFLDRIATHILSFEGETPEFFTGNYAEFEAYRQKRDGDDLVTKRQKYRKIGG
- a CDS encoding cation diffusion facilitator family transporter, with translation MSGHHGHDHSHAVVTEENAKKLTFALILTSIFLVVEVIAGFMTESLALISDAAHMFTDAAALAIALVAIKIGKMPADNKRTFGYQRFEILAALFNALMLFVVAIYILYEAYQRFSHPPEIQSMGMMIVAVLGLIINLISMRILFSSSQDSLNIKGAYLEVLSDAIGSVGVIIGAAVIYFTGWMWVDTLVAILIGVWVLPRTWMLLKQSINILLEGVPEEIDIEALRADLLNLKDVESIHQLKVWAITSKNIHLTVHLYAPHANHKALYLEAMELLRHTYAVTEMTLQVEAEDCTQLHEHHHIHHDDSHEHSHHH
- the gltX gene encoding glutamate--tRNA ligase, whose translation is MTVRTRIAPSPTGFPHVGTAYIALFNLCFAKQHGGEFILRIEDTDQLRSTPESEKMILDSLRWLGLNWSEGPDIGGPHAPYRQSERMGIYKQYALELVEKGHAFYCFATAEELDQMRAEQQARGETPRYDGRGLNLTQEEVERRLAAGEPHVIRMKVPTEGICKFNDMLRGEVEIPWAQVDMQILLKTDGLPTYHLANVVDDHLMEITHVIRGEEWIPSAPKHQLLYQYFGWDMPVLCHMPLLRNPDKSKLSKRKNPTSINYYKNIGVLPEALLNYLGRMGWSMPDEREKFTLAEMIENFDIKRVSLGGPIFDVEKLNWLNGQWIKGLTPGQLLDTLLAWKADRQTLEDIAAAIQPRINLLSEAVNWAGFYFNQFPNITKEQFESKKLSEEQVRQSLQFAIWRLESMFTWNNDTVSQVLMDLANQMEIKLRDFMPTFFIAIAGSTSSTPVMQSMVTIGPDLTFARLRHALEIVGTPSKKETKAWEKLNESLKLPKNDAINEA
- a CDS encoding sulfate ABC transporter substrate-binding protein; the encoded protein is MKTSFKALISATVLIASFGLTTTLQAADRQFLNVSYDATREFYDEFNKSFGSWWTSKTGQKVDFKQSHGGSGKQARAVVDGLKADVVTLALANDIDEIVKSGQIQPGWQKEFPYNSAPYTSTIVFMVRKGNPKNIKDWPDLVKPGVEIITPNPKTGGLPRWVYLSAWGYELTQPGGNEAKAKAFVGKLYHNVKVMDSAARASMTTFAERGIGDVLLTWENEALVTQKALGKDKFEIIYPSVSILTEPSVAIVDKTVEKDGNKWLATAYINYMYSPLGQNMVAKHYYRPRNQEVLAKYRNQFPPLKTFTIDEVFGGWSNAQKTHFANGAIFDQLYNSKR
- the rsmH gene encoding 16S rRNA (cytosine(1402)-N(4))-methyltransferase RsmH; amino-acid sequence: MSHISVLLYETVDALLADRNTGIYIDGTFGRGGHTRLLLSKLDENSSVYAFDKDPQALAVAAELEKEDPRFKIIHASFADIKAELATLDIHEVDGVMADLGVSSPQLDQAERGFSFMKDGPLDMRMDNSQGPTAAEWLVNIEEEALANYIFKYGEERYSRRIAKAIKNAGYIETTGQLAEIVKVAHPKWEKNKHAATRTFQAIRIAINKELEDIENFLPQAVDILKPDARLAVISFHSLEDRLIKQFIQKESTLAEDTGWGMPQKQEDTRRLKKISRIRASEEEVKANPRSRSAWLRVAEKLEK
- the ftsL gene encoding cell division protein FtsL; the encoded protein is MKNSGKIMTTVSIENVKTKIKNPKVFYYVLLLILVLGSAVMVVFQVFEYRHDYRELSKYYRERDDLNAEWGRLLIEQQTFGATAQIGTRAVTQLRMYSPPAKQTVVISLPMKTEDKK
- the ftsI gene encoding penicillin-binding protein PBP3, producing the protein MSDSRKKPTRKKQSVTDRNAVHVDMWRYYLMWGFVILCFLALVGRAFYVQIVNHDFLQNKLNANIQRTETVKAMRGVIYDRHGVPLAISTPIMKVVIDPRDYFETKKLYDEITAELKKDPDNRKLKRQLPDKNLNLDELADAVGMDRAELRKKMNERPRSRYLVLKKEVPPQQAELIAKRNFQGVYTEKNYKRYYPQPQPSAQIIGLTNSEGSGIEGLEMQLNTRLAGTDGQQQIIRDKRGNRVKDPEVVKEVEAGENIMLSIDSRLQYIMYRELTAAGVANNARSATAIAVDVKTGEILAMTSWPSYNPNDKNGLSNKDAMRNRGAVDSFEPGSTMKPLTVAMALESGKYMPNTVVSTAPGSMRVGNHTIRDTHNYGSLTLGGIIQKSSNVGVAKIALSLPYEALPTFYKRIGFGERSAVKFPGESAGLILPKSKWNVSEVATMAYGYGLNATVLQLADAYAMIANKGKKMPLSLYKLDEEPQGEQIIDPKIADEVLLMMEAVTLPGGTAKQANIPGYRVAGKTGTAHKLRPDRKGYSQTDYRALFAGVAPVSDPRLAIVVVVENPKGQYYGGLVAAPVFARVMQESLRLLNVPLDKPLDTPKVQ